In the genome of bacterium, the window TCCACCTCACCCTGGACCAGGGGCTTGAGGTACTCGACAAACTCGGTTGTGGGGAAATTGCCCGCTTCGTTCATCCACTCGCGCGGCAGTTTCTTCTCGCCGTTGGCCACCTCCTCCAGCTTGGCCAGGCCGGTCTCCATGCGGTACGGAGAAGTCGAAACGCGCTCCAGGGTGACCATGTAGCCCGATGTCCCGGCCACGGCGCGGCAGACCGCCTCGGCCCCGCAGATATAGGCCTCGTCGCGGTCGGTGCGGCTGGCGAAATGCATGGCGTTGCGCTGGGTCAGGCCCTGCATCATCCAGCGGGTCTTGAGCCCCAGCTCGCCCTCGATGATGCTTTTGAGCACCTGGGCCACTCCGCCCAACTGGGCGTGGCCGAAACTGTCCTTGGCCAGGGCGCTGGTGTCCTCGGCCACGTAGCGGCCGTTGTCCCATTTCATGCCCTCGCTGGCCACGATGAAGCAGCGGCCCAGCTCGCCGTGCACGCGCTTGACATCCTGCACGAACTGCTCGCGGCTGAACGGCACCTCGGGCACATAGATCAGGTGCGGGGCGTCCTCCGGGGTGCGGCGGGCCAGGGCGGCGGCTGCGGCGATCCAGCCGGCGTTGCGGCCCATGGTTTCGAGCACGGCGCAGGTGTCGAACGTGTAGAGGCTTTCGG includes:
- a CDS encoding 6-phosphofructokinase, yielding MSQIKGNALVAQSGGPTAVINASACGVIQEALKHPQIQGIYGSHNGILGVLREELFDIRAESPETVELLKTTPSAAIGSCRHKLKSLEKSRADYERVLEVFQAHDIRYFFYAGGNDSMDTAAKIKDLSAQLNYEMVVMGVPKTIDNDLAFTDHCPGYGSVAKFIATSAMEAGRDTESLYTFDTCAVLETMGRNAGWIAAAAALARRTPEDAPHLIYVPEVPFSREQFVQDVKRVHGELGRCFIVASEGMKWDNGRYVAEDTSALAKDSFGHAQLGGVAQVLKSIIEGELGLKTRWMMQGLTQRNAMHFASRTDRDEAYICGAEAVCRAVAGTSGYMVTLERVSTSPYRMETGLAKLEEVANGEKKLPREWMNEAGNFPTTEFVEYLKPLVQGEVEVPVKDGLPYFMRFAKKWLPRRCAEYKVG